The window ATTCTTTCGATTTCGTGTGTTCGTGGGTTCATTTTGCTGAAACTTCAAGTTCATACTTGTGTGCAAGAGCTGTGGTTTGGAAATTTGTGGGTTGACtttgttttttatttgttcAGTTTCCTGAGCTTGTATAATAGAGATGGTATCGAAACAATTGGACTCGACGATGCAGCTTCACGACTTGGTATGAATCGGCAAGGCACCCATTGAAATTTAATTGAGTATATGGTTTTAATGAGCTTCTGTACGAAGTTTGCATTCCTAAAAACATTGCTTGGTAATCCAGATCTGGGATTTCCTTTAATTTTGTTGCAGGGGTGGAAAGGCGACGAATTTATGATATCGTGAACGTTTTGGAAAGCGTTGGCGTAAGATGTTTTAAAATTTGAGCCTCTTCATAATTTAATGAATTGTTGGGAATTTAAGTACATGGGATTTTAATTTAGACCTGAAAATTAGCATTCTGCGTTTCTGTGTCTCAGATTCTTGCACGGAAGGCCAAGAATCGCTATACTTGGAAAGGGTATGGGGCAATCCCTAAGGCTCTGGAAGACCTAAAAGTAAATAACATTTTTTTCTCACTGATTTGTGCTTTCTTTGAGGCTTGGCGGAATTTGTAGATTTTATATGTTCACgatcttttaatattttctcaCCCTGCAGAAAGAGGGCTTAAAGGAGAATGGTTGTGCAGTGGAAACAAGTTGCTCTGAGAAAGTATTATGCTTCTATCTAATGATTTCTTTGCCTATTTCTTGATTGAAAGTTCTAATTGAATGATTCTTGTTATGTGGTCGTGGACAGATCCAACTGAAATGAAAGTTAttcttttcttttaaatatagCACAATGGTGTTTTTTCTATAAAAAATAAAGCACCATGATGTTTTCTCACAACTAAATTCTTGGGTGTCATCAGATTGCAGGATTCTTCATCATCTTATTTGACATTATTCTTTTCCTTAGACTTCAGATGATGAAGACGATGAGATGTGCTCAGATTTTAACAACTCAAGTCAAACTGAAAAATCGGACTCTAATTCTGTTCCTAAATGTTCTTTGTCAAACAGATCTGGTAATTAATCTTGGTCATTTACTCCTCATTGTTCAATGTTCAATATGGATTGCGGCTATTCTTAATCTTGGACATTGCAAGCGTTGAatcgttgatttatttatttccaTATTTAGGTGAAAATAGAAAAGAGAAGTCTCTTGGGCTTCTGACGCGGAATTTTGTTAAGCTTTTCCTTTGCACTGATGTAAGATAATGTTTAAATTCATCGCAATTGTTGGTTATTCTATTCTTAATCTTCACAGTTTTATAATATTACGTTTGTTGTTCATTAGATGGATATGATTTCTCTTGATGATGCTGCAAAACTACTACTTGGGGATGGAAAACGCAATTCAATGACTACAAGAAGTAATGTACCTTCACTTTAAGACGCGACTAACCGTTTGGTTAACGTTTACTTTTTGCAACTCTGCAGCAAAGGTTAGAAGACTGTACGATATAGCTAATGTGCTGTCTTCCATGAATTTTATTGAGAAGGTGAGGCATCTTATTGAGTGATAGTTTTATAAAACCAGAACTGTTGTACAGAACTTCCATCATTTATTCTCATCAATAAACTTTTGCATGAAAATGCTTAAAAAGATTAAAATGTATGTGACTCTATCTCTAATCTATCTCTTGAATGATGTTCAGATTCATCATCCTGAAACAAGGAAACCTGCTTTCAGATGGTTGAGGCTGAATGGAAAATCTGATAAAGAAAATGTGGATTCCTTGGTTTGGAGTGAGTCCAAGAGGAGGGTTTTTGGAACTAACCTTACTAATGCAGCTATAAAGAGGTTCAAGGTGGATGGGGATGCATCCCATTTCCTCAAACCACATATACATATTCAAATTAAACAGGAGAATTTGGATAATGACGTTGAAAGGACAAAAACAGGAGGCAAGAGTTACCAGTTCGGTCCTTTTGCTCCTGCAAATGTGCACAAGGTCGGAACTTCTCAAGATGAAAAAGAAAAACAGGTCATAGATTGGGAAAATCTAGCCTCCACTTATCGGCCTCAGTATCATAATCAAGGTACTTTACACAAATTGATTTCAGAAACATTAAAAGCGCTACCATCAATTTGATTATTTGTCTAGTTCAATGGTCAAATTACCTCAACCATTTCTTGTCTATACATATACATGTGGGAAAGAAGAAAAAACCTTTCATTCTTTAACCACACTTAATAAATGGAGACTCCTCATTAAGTGGCTTCAAAACAGAAGAATGCAGTGCAAGCTAGGGGTGGGTACGGTACGGTATACAGTACCGAACTAATATCGGTATGGAATTTTTCCATACTGATACCGAAAATTCAGTATACCCGCATATTtggtataccgaattttcgatATGAAAAAAGTTCATACCGGTACCATACCGACACCGAAAATTTTGTCGGTATACCgaacttaaatttttaaaaataataataaaaaaatattttgcgaaaaaaagtatatacagaaatatcgaaaaaaaatttgtgtatcgataccgaaaatttcgataccgtaccgaaaatttTCAGTATACCGATTTTTTTGGTAAGTTCGATATTTTTTCCGGTACGGTtgttcggtatttcggtattttttctCACCCTTAGTGCAAGCACATATACCCCACTATTAAAACACAGGCTCAATAATTTTCCCTAATGCTGTCCCAAATTTTGCTAACTAGAAACTTGTTCCGTTGCTGTTTTCTCAGCTTTAAAAGACATATTCTCCCACTATGTCGAAGCATGGAAATCATGGTACTCTGAAGTCGCTGGCAAGAACCATATACAACTACTGTCCTAACATCCTAGTTTCTATTCAAATAGCAGTGATATAATTCACTTCGTGAGAACGAAGGTACATTTGTTGACTTAGAGTAAATGACTCCTGATGAAGAATGCATGTACACAATGAACTCGGCGACCTCGCAGGAATCGCGTAATAGTAACGAACAATTGTGCAACTTTATTCAACTCAATTCATTTCTTGATTTTATCATGATAGACTCTAGGCTCTGCGTAGGCATCGTTGATCCTTCTCAAATTTGAGTATCCATGTACATTGACTCAAAGTTTGTACTAGTTGCTATCCTTGATATTGACCAGTAACTTGCATCGTTTGGGATATTTTTTTTCAACAAtgaaatatttcttggatagAAAAAGTTTCTTTAGCTTTCACCATATCAAAGTTGAATAACTAGTTAAGGCAGATAAAAATCGAATCATCACAAAAGTCAGGCAAAAGTTAATTCTACTATTGGATGTGATTGTActttttgttgaattaattatagt is drawn from Primulina eburnea isolate SZY01 chromosome 10, ASM2296580v1, whole genome shotgun sequence and contains these coding sequences:
- the LOC140803859 gene encoding E2F transcription factor-like E2FE; its protein translation is MALPEFHAAAAMDSGSKDVPYCRKQKSLGLLCSNFLSLYNRDGIETIGLDDAASRLGVERRRIYDIVNVLESVGILARKAKNRYTWKGYGAIPKALEDLKKEGLKENGCAVETSCSEKTSDDEDDEMCSDFNNSSQTEKSDSNSVPKCSLSNRSGENRKEKSLGLLTRNFVKLFLCTDMDMISLDDAAKLLLGDGKRNSMTTRTKVRRLYDIANVLSSMNFIEKIHHPETRKPAFRWLRLNGKSDKENVDSLVWSESKRRVFGTNLTNAAIKRFKVDGDASHFLKPHIHIQIKQENLDNDVERTKTGGKSYQFGPFAPANVHKVGTSQDEKEKQVIDWENLASTYRPQYHNQALKDIFSHYVEAWKSWYSEVAGKNHIQLLS